Proteins co-encoded in one Haloarcula sp. DT43 genomic window:
- a CDS encoding ribonuclease H-like domain-containing protein: MRVENSFIGTDGVGEKTERSIWERGVTHWDEFEPAVVGGQRGDRIQQFIDEGRERVAETDVAYFDRAFPSSERWRLYETFRERACFFDIETTGLDQDRNQVTTVSLHQDGDTETLIAGDDLTAANLRAAFDGADLLVTFNGKRFDVPFLEANFDVDLDRPHLDLMYTCKKIGLSGGLKQVEQDIGIERDRPDISGQDAVRLWREHEQGRDGALETLVSYNREDTVNLKTLAETATERLDEEVFVG, translated from the coding sequence GTGCGCGTCGAGAACAGTTTCATCGGTACCGACGGCGTCGGGGAGAAGACCGAGCGGTCCATCTGGGAGCGGGGCGTCACCCACTGGGACGAGTTCGAACCGGCCGTCGTCGGCGGGCAGCGCGGCGACCGCATCCAGCAGTTCATCGACGAGGGGCGCGAGCGGGTCGCCGAGACCGACGTGGCCTACTTCGACCGGGCGTTTCCCAGCAGCGAGCGCTGGCGGCTGTACGAGACCTTCCGCGAGCGGGCCTGTTTCTTCGACATCGAGACGACCGGGCTCGACCAGGACCGCAATCAGGTGACGACAGTGAGCCTCCACCAGGACGGCGACACCGAGACGCTGATAGCCGGCGACGACCTGACCGCGGCGAACCTCCGGGCCGCGTTCGACGGCGCGGACCTGCTGGTGACGTTCAACGGCAAGCGCTTCGACGTGCCCTTCCTCGAAGCGAACTTCGACGTCGACCTCGACCGGCCACACCTTGACCTCATGTACACCTGCAAGAAAATCGGGCTCTCGGGCGGGCTCAAACAGGTCGAGCAGGACATCGGCATCGAGCGGGACCGACCGGACATCTCGGGGCAGGACGCGGTGCGGCTCTGGCGGGAACACGAGCAGGGCCGGGACGGTGCACTCGAAACGCTGGTGTCGTACAACCGGGAGGACACGGTGAACCTCAAGACGCTGGCCGAAACCGCGACCGAGCGGCTCGACGAGGAAGTTTTCGTCGGCTGA
- a CDS encoding universal stress protein gives MTTFLLATGSVHVTAAAADYLQDRLDPATDEIVVVAVRDPDAPSRDAGDAVNVARSRLAAFAPTTETRAGAPLTELLAAVDEHDPDELIVGPHRGTDDSDGVGSTAAALLARADRPVVVVPLP, from the coding sequence ATGACGACGTTTCTGCTCGCCACCGGATCCGTCCACGTCACCGCGGCCGCCGCCGACTACCTCCAGGACCGGCTCGACCCCGCTACCGACGAAATCGTCGTGGTCGCCGTCCGCGACCCCGACGCGCCGTCGCGCGACGCGGGTGACGCCGTCAACGTCGCCCGTTCGCGGCTCGCGGCGTTCGCGCCCACGACGGAGACGCGGGCGGGAGCGCCCCTGACGGAGCTACTGGCGGCCGTCGACGAGCACGACCCGGACGAACTCATCGTCGGCCCCCATCGCGGGACCGACGACAGCGACGGCGTCGGCTCGACGGCCGCGGCACTACTCGCCCGGGCCGACCGCCCCGTCGTCGTCGTCCCGCTCCCCTAG
- a CDS encoding AAA family ATPase, with the protein MGVPTLAFVGCTGGAGTTRLTVEAAATLARGGRSVAVVDAAFGTQGLATYVDGRLDADVTAVAVGDVPVEDALFEWGLDADGRVALCPAHAPFERLARAKTAESAQAFERAIEEVADRFDHVLLDVPPVASNQAVAAVTTAQRRALVVPASQRGSDLLPRQRGRLRDIGAPATAVVAARVDGDDAEPIEDAAHTVDHIGAAAPRPLATDPDTEVAPAVAAMTEDLLDVDLGLTFEDEGLFSR; encoded by the coding sequence ATGGGGGTTCCGACGCTCGCGTTCGTTGGATGTACCGGTGGTGCTGGCACGACCAGACTGACAGTCGAGGCGGCGGCGACGCTGGCTCGGGGCGGGCGGTCCGTCGCCGTCGTCGACGCGGCCTTCGGGACGCAGGGACTGGCGACCTACGTCGACGGACGGCTCGACGCCGACGTGACCGCGGTGGCGGTCGGCGACGTGCCGGTCGAAGACGCGCTGTTCGAGTGGGGGCTCGACGCCGACGGGCGGGTCGCGCTCTGTCCGGCCCACGCGCCGTTCGAGCGCCTCGCCCGTGCGAAGACCGCAGAGAGCGCACAGGCATTCGAACGAGCCATCGAGGAAGTGGCCGACCGGTTCGACCACGTCCTGCTGGACGTGCCCCCAGTCGCGTCGAACCAGGCTGTCGCCGCCGTCACGACCGCACAGCGGCGGGCGCTAGTGGTGCCGGCGAGCCAGCGGGGCAGCGACCTGCTCCCGAGACAGCGGGGCCGGCTACGGGACATCGGCGCGCCGGCCACAGCCGTCGTCGCGGCCCGGGTGGACGGCGACGACGCCGAGCCAATCGAGGACGCGGCACACACGGTGGACCACATCGGAGCGGCCGCGCCCAGGCCGCTCGCGACCGACCCCGATACCGAGGTCGCGCCGGCCGTCGCCGCGATGACCGAGGACCTGCTCGACGTCGACCTCGGCCTGACTTTCGAGGACGAGGGGCTGTTCTCCCGCTAG
- a CDS encoding HIT family protein, with the protein MSEDCIFCQIVAGDIPSRTVYEDDTVLAFLDANPLSPGHTLVIPKAHHERLNDTPADVAGAVMSTLHDLVPAVEAAVDAPASTVAFNNGEAAGQEVPHVHGHIVPRFAEDGGRPIHALVTDRPDLSDAELDAIESDIVAERD; encoded by the coding sequence ATGAGCGAGGACTGCATCTTCTGTCAGATCGTCGCCGGCGACATCCCCAGCCGCACCGTCTACGAGGACGACACCGTGCTGGCGTTTCTGGACGCCAACCCCCTCTCGCCGGGCCACACGCTCGTCATCCCGAAGGCCCACCACGAGCGCCTGAACGACACGCCCGCCGACGTAGCGGGGGCGGTCATGTCCACCCTGCACGACCTCGTCCCCGCCGTTGAGGCGGCCGTCGACGCCCCCGCCAGCACGGTCGCGTTCAACAACGGCGAGGCGGCCGGCCAGGAGGTCCCTCACGTCCACGGCCACATCGTCCCGCGGTTCGCCGAGGACGGCGGCCGCCCCATCCACGCACTCGTCACCGACCGCCCCGACCTCTCCGACGCCGAACTGGACGCCATCGAGAGCGACATCGTGGCCGAACGGGACTAA
- a CDS encoding uracil-DNA glycosylase — MPEFPDDDARHALAADCQRCPDLAESRTCISWGNGSLDAALVVVGEAPADGDPEAERWRGGNLTGMAYTSRRSGRKIRDLLADAGYGHGACYFTNAVKCHPPGNRDPTAEELANCRPYLVREVEAVDPAAVVTTGRHATETVLALDDAPLDGFLDSVLDPRRSEALGVPVVPLLHPSYQEVWLSRLGYDRAGYVDAIAETVAGVADT, encoded by the coding sequence GTGCCCGAGTTCCCCGACGACGACGCGAGACACGCCCTCGCCGCGGACTGCCAGCGCTGCCCCGACCTCGCCGAGAGCCGGACCTGCATCTCGTGGGGCAACGGCTCGCTCGACGCCGCTCTCGTGGTCGTCGGCGAGGCCCCGGCCGACGGCGACCCCGAGGCCGAGCGGTGGCGCGGCGGCAACCTGACCGGCATGGCCTACACGTCGCGGCGCTCCGGCCGGAAGATCCGCGACCTGCTCGCCGACGCCGGCTACGGCCACGGCGCCTGCTACTTCACGAACGCGGTGAAGTGCCACCCGCCGGGGAACCGCGACCCGACGGCCGAGGAACTGGCGAACTGTCGGCCTTACCTCGTCAGGGAGGTCGAGGCGGTCGACCCGGCGGCCGTCGTGACCACCGGGAGGCACGCCACGGAGACGGTGCTGGCCCTCGACGACGCCCCCCTGGACGGCTTCCTCGACAGCGTGCTCGACCCCCGCCGGAGCGAGGCGCTGGGGGTGCCCGTCGTCCCGCTGCTCCACCCCTCGTACCAGGAGGTGTGGCTCTCGCGGCTGGGCTACGACCGTGCGGGGTACGTCGACGCCATCGCCGAGACGGTGGCCGGCGTCGCCGACACCTAG
- a CDS encoding DUF4177 domain-containing protein — translation MPSYEYKTLDVDTGMFGGSSVPLDELNDLGADGWDVVAPITENSGQTAGLLLKRER, via the coding sequence ATGCCCTCCTACGAGTACAAGACGCTCGACGTCGACACCGGCATGTTCGGCGGCAGCAGCGTCCCGCTCGACGAACTGAACGACCTCGGTGCCGACGGCTGGGACGTCGTCGCACCGATAACCGAAAACAGCGGCCAGACCGCCGGCCTCCTCCTCAAGCGCGAGCGCTGA
- the ileS gene encoding isoleucine--tRNA ligase, whose protein sequence is MERFAAVDDQYDPEDVEEGVFSYWDDVDAYEQTKAYRADGEDYFFVDGPPYTSGAAHMGTTWNKTLKDCYIRYLRMQGYDVTDRPGYDMHGLPIETKVEERLDFENKKDIERFGEENFIEECKDFAEEQLEGLQSDFQDFGVWMDWDDPYKTVNPEYMEAAWWGFQRAHERGLVEQGQRSINQCPRCETGIANNEVEYHDVGKPSIYVKFDLADREGSLVIWTTTPWTIVANTFVAVDGDLDYVGVDAEKDGETERLYVAAACVEDVLKAGRYDDYEVVEELTGEEMVGWAYDHPLAEEVPDHAQGEGSGQVYTADYVEADRTGLVHSAPGHGEEDFERGQELGLEIFCPVGSDGVYTEDAGTYAGTFVRDANDAVIADLDDNGVLLSSESGHTVREGQCWRCDTDIVRIVTDQWFITVTDIKDELLDNIEDSEWYPQWARDNRFRDFVEDAPDWNVSRQRYWGIPIPIWLPEDWGGSMDDAIVIGDREELAERVDQDVDPETVDLHKGTVDDLTITADGTTYTRVGDVFDVWLDSSVATWGTVDYPEETEAFEELWPADLIMEAHDQTRGWFWSQLGMSTAATGEIPYKQVLMHGYANMPDGRGMSKSKGILVDPHEVIDEHGRDPMRLFLLSQTAQGVDMNFSWDETAEMQRRLNILWNVARFPLPYMRADDFDPEETTVEDVRDDLELVDEWVLSRLQSVTEAMTESMDDFENDKAVDELLEFVVEDVSRFYIQVVRERMWEEEDSDSKQAAYATLYRVLESVAALFAPFTPFVAEQVYGALTGESGHPTVHMCDWPEVDADLHDPVLEREIEVVREVEEAGSNARQQAERKLRWPVTRIVVDADSDDVADAVRAQEAIVADRLNARAVEVVGADDEWGELRYSAEADMSELGPAFGDDAGRVMNALNEARVDERSLDTLEGTVSAALGEDIDLTEAMVEFRRETPDSVTGTEFTALDGGGVVYVDTALTEDIESEGYAREVIRRVQEMRKDLELDIEARIVVDLDIDDERVSELVRRHEDFIKNEVRADELDGVEDGHRKTWEVEGVEMDIAIAPVAAAEASD, encoded by the coding sequence ATGGAACGTTTCGCCGCTGTCGACGACCAGTACGACCCCGAGGATGTCGAGGAAGGGGTCTTTTCCTACTGGGACGACGTCGACGCCTACGAGCAGACGAAGGCCTACCGGGCCGACGGCGAGGACTACTTCTTCGTCGACGGGCCGCCCTACACCTCCGGCGCGGCTCACATGGGGACGACGTGGAACAAGACCCTGAAGGACTGCTACATCCGCTACCTGCGGATGCAGGGCTACGACGTCACCGACCGGCCGGGCTACGACATGCACGGCCTCCCCATCGAGACGAAAGTCGAGGAGCGCCTGGACTTCGAGAACAAGAAGGACATCGAGCGCTTCGGCGAGGAGAACTTCATCGAGGAGTGCAAGGACTTCGCCGAGGAGCAACTGGAGGGCCTCCAGTCTGACTTCCAGGACTTCGGCGTCTGGATGGACTGGGACGACCCGTACAAGACAGTGAACCCCGAGTACATGGAGGCCGCCTGGTGGGGCTTCCAGCGCGCCCACGAGCGCGGCCTCGTCGAGCAGGGCCAGCGCTCCATCAATCAGTGCCCTCGGTGTGAGACCGGCATCGCCAACAACGAGGTCGAGTATCACGACGTGGGCAAACCGTCGATTTACGTGAAGTTCGACCTCGCGGACCGCGAGGGCAGCCTGGTCATCTGGACGACGACCCCGTGGACCATCGTCGCCAACACCTTCGTCGCCGTCGACGGCGACCTCGACTACGTCGGCGTCGACGCCGAGAAAGACGGTGAGACCGAGCGCCTCTACGTCGCCGCGGCCTGCGTCGAGGACGTGCTGAAGGCCGGTCGCTACGACGACTACGAGGTCGTCGAGGAACTCACCGGCGAGGAGATGGTCGGCTGGGCGTACGACCACCCGCTGGCCGAGGAAGTGCCGGACCACGCCCAGGGCGAGGGCTCCGGGCAGGTGTACACCGCCGACTACGTCGAGGCCGACCGCACGGGTCTGGTCCACTCCGCGCCCGGCCACGGTGAGGAGGACTTCGAGCGCGGACAGGAACTCGGCCTCGAAATCTTCTGTCCGGTCGGCTCCGACGGTGTCTACACCGAGGACGCGGGCACGTACGCCGGGACCTTCGTCCGCGACGCCAACGACGCGGTCATCGCGGACCTCGACGACAACGGCGTCCTGCTCTCCAGCGAGTCCGGCCACACCGTCCGCGAGGGGCAGTGCTGGCGCTGTGACACCGACATCGTCCGCATCGTCACCGACCAGTGGTTCATCACGGTCACCGACATCAAGGACGAACTGCTCGACAACATCGAGGACAGCGAGTGGTACCCCCAGTGGGCCCGCGACAACCGCTTCCGCGACTTCGTCGAGGACGCTCCGGACTGGAACGTCTCGCGACAGCGCTACTGGGGCATCCCGATCCCGATCTGGCTGCCCGAGGACTGGGGCGGATCGATGGACGACGCAATCGTGATCGGCGACCGCGAGGAACTGGCCGAGCGCGTCGACCAGGACGTCGACCCCGAGACGGTGGACCTCCACAAGGGCACCGTCGACGACCTCACCATCACCGCGGACGGCACGACCTACACCCGCGTCGGCGACGTCTTCGACGTGTGGCTCGACTCCTCCGTCGCGACGTGGGGGACCGTCGACTACCCCGAGGAGACCGAGGCCTTCGAGGAACTGTGGCCCGCCGACCTCATCATGGAGGCCCACGACCAGACCCGCGGGTGGTTCTGGTCGCAACTGGGCATGAGCACCGCCGCGACCGGCGAGATTCCCTACAAGCAGGTGCTGATGCACGGCTACGCCAACATGCCCGACGGGCGCGGGATGTCCAAGTCCAAGGGCATCCTGGTCGACCCCCACGAGGTCATCGACGAGCACGGCCGCGACCCGATGCGGCTGTTCCTCCTCTCCCAGACCGCACAGGGCGTCGACATGAACTTCTCGTGGGACGAGACCGCCGAGATGCAGCGGCGACTCAACATCCTCTGGAACGTCGCGCGCTTCCCGCTGCCGTACATGCGGGCCGACGACTTCGATCCCGAAGAGACTACCGTCGAGGACGTGCGCGACGACCTCGAACTCGTCGACGAGTGGGTCCTCTCCCGGCTCCAGAGCGTGACCGAGGCGATGACCGAGTCGATGGACGACTTCGAGAACGACAAGGCGGTCGACGAACTGCTGGAGTTCGTCGTCGAGGACGTTTCCCGGTTCTACATCCAGGTCGTCCGCGAGCGGATGTGGGAGGAGGAAGACAGCGACTCCAAGCAGGCCGCCTACGCCACGCTGTACCGCGTGCTCGAATCCGTGGCCGCGCTGTTTGCCCCGTTCACGCCCTTCGTCGCCGAGCAGGTGTACGGCGCGCTCACCGGAGAGTCGGGCCACCCGACGGTCCACATGTGCGACTGGCCGGAGGTCGACGCCGACCTGCACGACCCCGTACTCGAACGCGAAATCGAGGTCGTCCGCGAGGTCGAAGAAGCGGGGTCGAACGCCCGCCAGCAGGCCGAGCGGAAACTGCGCTGGCCCGTCACTCGCATCGTCGTCGACGCCGACAGCGACGACGTGGCCGACGCCGTCCGCGCACAGGAGGCCATCGTCGCCGACCGCCTGAACGCCCGCGCCGTCGAGGTCGTCGGCGCTGACGACGAGTGGGGCGAACTCCGGTACTCCGCCGAGGCCGACATGAGCGAACTCGGCCCGGCCTTCGGCGACGACGCCGGCCGCGTCATGAACGCGCTCAACGAGGCCCGCGTCGACGAGCGGTCACTCGATACCCTCGAAGGAACAGTGTCGGCGGCGCTCGGCGAAGACATCGACCTCACCGAGGCGATGGTCGAGTTCCGCCGCGAGACGCCCGACAGCGTCACCGGGACTGAGTTCACCGCGCTCGACGGCGGCGGCGTGGTCTACGTCGACACCGCGCTCACCGAGGACATCGAGAGCGAGGGGTACGCCCGCGAGGTCATCCGCCGCGTCCAGGAGATGCGAAAGGACCTCGAACTGGACATCGAGGCGCGCATCGTCGTGGATCTCGACATAGATGATGAGAGGGTCTCCGAACTGGTTCGGAGACATGAAGACTTCATCAAAAACGAGGTTCGCGCTGACGAGCTAGACGGCGTCGAAGATGGCCATCGAAAAACCTGGGAGGTTGAGGGCGTAGAAATGGATATTGCGATTGCGCCGGTGGCGGCTGCGGAAGCGTCCGATTAG
- a CDS encoding MFS transporter, which produces MTESRELYALYFTRFANSFGIVTLLTLLPTYIDLLDPQGFVLGMFATGLTLAQAGTVVPVSYLGDRFDKRSILVGGLVLAALVYGLFPLVDSSWEFVFVRGLQGVAATVAGLLGLALVGQLARDSERGTTIGTSNAWRFAAAIGGSLSAGALYDRFGFDAVFGLLLVICSAAALAVWLWVDPDETTTEGFAFADLAMNRRILTITSFRAQYAVAVTLVRTWVPIFAGVAAAKGGLGYNAAINGVTAVAVVLAAEKFTNMLAQPYTGSLSDRFGRARFVFVGGLCYGAVALAVPFTPAVGAALGLPESYPFFGSLSAAFLPLVVLNALLGVADSIREPASMALFADEGSGSGVASSFGVRSLVWRPGSVLAPLAGGWLTTNAGMEWVFYLGAAAAFTGVAAFIGILTYQHGRGGLAEW; this is translated from the coding sequence GTGACCGAGTCCCGCGAACTGTACGCGCTGTATTTCACCCGCTTTGCGAACTCCTTCGGCATCGTGACGCTGCTGACGCTGCTGCCGACCTACATCGACCTGCTGGACCCGCAGGGTTTCGTCCTCGGGATGTTCGCGACGGGGCTGACGCTGGCCCAGGCGGGGACGGTCGTCCCGGTCTCGTACCTGGGCGACCGCTTCGACAAGCGCTCGATTCTCGTCGGCGGCCTCGTCCTGGCCGCGCTAGTGTACGGCCTCTTTCCGCTGGTCGATTCGAGCTGGGAGTTCGTGTTCGTTCGGGGCCTCCAGGGCGTCGCGGCAACGGTCGCGGGCCTCCTCGGTCTCGCGCTCGTGGGCCAGCTGGCCCGCGACAGCGAGCGGGGCACCACTATCGGCACGTCGAACGCCTGGCGGTTCGCCGCGGCTATCGGCGGGTCGCTGTCGGCCGGCGCGCTGTACGACCGGTTCGGCTTCGACGCCGTGTTCGGGCTGTTGCTGGTCATCTGCAGCGCCGCCGCGCTCGCGGTCTGGCTGTGGGTCGACCCGGACGAGACCACGACCGAGGGCTTCGCCTTCGCCGACCTGGCGATGAACCGCCGCATTCTCACTATCACGAGCTTCCGCGCCCAGTACGCCGTCGCGGTGACGCTGGTGCGGACGTGGGTCCCCATCTTCGCCGGCGTCGCCGCCGCGAAGGGCGGCCTCGGCTACAACGCGGCGATAAACGGCGTGACGGCGGTCGCGGTGGTACTGGCCGCCGAGAAGTTCACGAACATGCTCGCACAGCCCTACACCGGGTCGCTCTCGGACCGCTTCGGGCGCGCGCGGTTCGTCTTCGTCGGCGGCCTGTGCTACGGCGCGGTCGCGCTGGCGGTCCCGTTCACGCCGGCCGTCGGTGCGGCGCTGGGCCTGCCCGAGAGCTACCCGTTCTTCGGGTCGCTGTCGGCCGCGTTCCTCCCGCTGGTCGTCCTGAACGCCCTCCTCGGTGTCGCCGACTCCATCCGCGAGCCGGCGAGCATGGCGCTGTTCGCCGACGAGGGGTCCGGTAGCGGCGTCGCGTCCAGTTTCGGCGTCCGCTCGCTGGTGTGGCGGCCCGGGTCGGTGCTCGCGCCGCTGGCCGGGGGCTGGCTGACGACGAACGCGGGGATGGAGTGGGTGTTCTACCTCGGCGCGGCCGCGGCCTTCACCGGCGTCGCGGCCTTCATCGGCATCCTCACCTACCAGCACGGGCGGGGCGGGCTGGCGGAGTGGTGA
- the prs gene encoding ribose-phosphate diphosphokinase — MIIPGADTQAFAAALAEATGERLGRVEYERFPDGEHVVRVPETVSGERAVVVASTVDSDAHVQVLQLQDAVREAGASEVVTVLPYMGYARQDEAFKPGEPVSSRAVARAISTGTDRVVTVNPHEPAVCDFFDVPAAHVDVASVLADPLPDALDDPLFLSPDEGAIDLAETVRDAYGEGGTDFFEKERDYDTGDIDIRPSDAPVDGRDVVLVDDIIATGSTMSESVGVLDDRNAQRVFVTCVHPMLASNALTKLNSAGVEAVYGTDTLERAASVVSAAPVVAEEL, encoded by the coding sequence ATGATTATCCCCGGGGCTGACACGCAAGCGTTCGCAGCGGCCCTCGCCGAGGCGACCGGCGAGCGGCTGGGGCGGGTCGAGTACGAGCGGTTCCCCGACGGCGAGCACGTCGTCCGGGTCCCCGAGACGGTCTCGGGCGAGCGGGCCGTCGTCGTCGCCTCGACCGTCGACAGCGACGCGCACGTACAGGTGCTCCAGTTGCAGGACGCGGTCCGCGAGGCCGGCGCGAGCGAGGTCGTCACCGTCCTCCCGTACATGGGCTACGCCCGCCAGGACGAGGCGTTCAAGCCCGGCGAGCCGGTTTCTTCGCGGGCAGTGGCCCGCGCTATCTCGACCGGCACCGACCGCGTGGTGACGGTGAACCCCCACGAGCCGGCCGTCTGTGACTTCTTCGACGTGCCGGCCGCCCACGTCGACGTCGCGAGCGTCCTCGCCGACCCGCTCCCGGACGCCCTGGACGACCCGCTCTTCCTCTCGCCCGACGAGGGCGCAATCGACCTCGCCGAGACGGTCCGGGACGCCTACGGCGAGGGCGGGACCGACTTCTTCGAGAAGGAGCGCGATTACGACACCGGCGACATCGACATCCGCCCCAGCGACGCGCCGGTCGACGGCCGCGACGTGGTGCTGGTCGACGACATCATCGCCACGGGGTCGACGATGAGCGAGTCCGTGGGCGTCCTCGACGACCGGAACGCCCAGCGGGTGTTCGTTACCTGCGTCCATCCGATGCTGGCGAGCAACGCGCTGACGAAGCTCAACAGCGCCGGCGTCGAGGCCGTCTACGGGACGGACACGCTCGAACGCGCCGCCAGCGTCGTCAGCGCCGCGCCGGTCGTCGCCGAGGAACTGTAG
- a CDS encoding HVO_0234 family beta-propeller protein — translation MSDDDIALSEKRMYGEKRPETHAYVASGLGVTRVETAGGQIGRFSLSERCTARDVAGASGEVAVATDEDVLVSTDDGFVPTGFGPATAVGYDGDGLLAAGDGRVARYADGEWTALGAVDGVRAIDGGLLAAADGVYALPSLDRLGLADVTDVAAGYAATESGLYRRAGDDWTEVRSGSHRAVAADGDRVHAAAADGLYERTDGAWEPCALPVDERVVDVVHGDDTYAITEDGTFLVATVAEATADGQGGWRQRSLGVPDVVGVAVA, via the coding sequence GTGAGCGACGACGACATCGCGCTGTCGGAGAAGCGGATGTACGGGGAGAAGCGCCCGGAGACCCACGCGTACGTCGCGTCGGGGCTGGGCGTCACCCGCGTCGAGACCGCCGGCGGCCAGATAGGCCGGTTCAGCCTGAGCGAGCGCTGTACCGCCCGCGACGTGGCCGGCGCGAGCGGCGAGGTCGCGGTCGCCACCGACGAGGACGTGCTCGTCTCGACCGACGACGGCTTCGTCCCGACCGGGTTCGGCCCGGCCACCGCGGTCGGCTACGACGGCGACGGACTGCTCGCGGCCGGCGACGGCCGCGTCGCCCGCTACGCCGACGGCGAGTGGACTGCCCTCGGAGCCGTCGACGGCGTGCGCGCCATCGACGGCGGCCTGCTCGCCGCGGCCGACGGCGTGTACGCCCTTCCCTCGCTGGACCGGCTGGGGCTGGCCGACGTGACCGACGTGGCCGCCGGCTACGCCGCGACCGAGAGCGGGCTCTACCGCCGCGCGGGCGACGACTGGACAGAGGTCCGTTCGGGGAGCCACCGGGCCGTCGCCGCCGACGGCGACCGCGTCCACGCCGCCGCGGCGGACGGGCTCTACGAACGGACCGACGGGGCGTGGGAGCCGTGTGCCCTCCCCGTCGACGAGCGCGTGGTCGACGTGGTTCACGGCGACGACACCTACGCCATCACCGAGGACGGGACCTTCCTCGTGGCGACCGTGGCCGAGGCGACGGCGGACGGCCAGGGCGGCTGGCGGCAGCGCTCGCTGGGCGTCCCCGACGTCGTCGGCGTCGCCGTGGCCTGA
- the hemL gene encoding glutamate-1-semialdehyde 2,1-aminomutase has protein sequence MNHEQSRALYDRALSVLAGGVNSSVRATRPYPFFVEKGDGGHVVDADGNRYIDFVMGYGPLLLGHSLPDQVQSAIQRHAAEGPMYGAPTEVEVELAEFVTRHVPSVEMLRFVNSGTEATVSAVRLARGYTGRDKIVVMQSGYHGAQESTLVEGEGDHTAPSSPGIPESFAEHTLTVPFNDEEAAREVFEEHGDDIAAVLTEPILGNYGIVHPVEGYHETLRELCDDHGSLLVFDEVITGFRVGGLQCAQGAFGIDPDITTFGKIVGGGFPVGAIGGKSEIIEQFTPAGDVFQSGTFSGHPVTMAAGLETLRYAAEHDVYDHVNALGERLRSGLQDILEDQAPEYTVVGRDSMFKVIFTRDGPDSFDGHCEAGCQQRESCPRFDYCPKTGHDVTQAETERWERLFWPAMKEQGVFLTANQFESQFICDAHTGEDIENALEAYKEAI, from the coding sequence ATGAACCACGAGCAGTCACGAGCGCTGTACGACCGCGCCCTGTCGGTGCTGGCGGGCGGCGTCAACTCCTCCGTGCGGGCGACACGGCCCTACCCGTTCTTCGTCGAGAAGGGGGACGGCGGGCACGTCGTCGACGCCGACGGCAACCGCTACATCGACTTCGTCATGGGCTACGGGCCGCTGCTGCTGGGACACAGCTTGCCCGACCAGGTCCAGTCGGCCATCCAGCGACACGCCGCCGAGGGGCCGATGTACGGCGCGCCCACCGAGGTCGAGGTCGAACTGGCCGAGTTCGTCACCCGGCACGTCCCCAGCGTCGAGATGCTGCGGTTCGTCAACAGCGGGACCGAGGCGACTGTCTCGGCGGTCCGACTCGCTCGTGGCTACACCGGACGGGACAAAATCGTCGTCATGCAGAGCGGCTACCACGGCGCACAGGAGTCGACGCTGGTCGAGGGCGAGGGCGACCACACCGCACCCTCCAGCCCCGGCATCCCCGAGAGCTTCGCCGAGCACACGCTGACCGTGCCGTTCAACGACGAGGAAGCCGCCCGCGAAGTGTTCGAGGAACACGGCGACGACATCGCCGCAGTCCTTACCGAACCTATCCTCGGGAACTACGGCATCGTCCACCCGGTCGAGGGCTACCACGAGACCCTGCGCGAACTGTGTGACGACCACGGCTCCCTGCTGGTCTTCGACGAGGTCATCACCGGCTTCCGCGTCGGCGGCCTGCAGTGCGCCCAGGGCGCGTTCGGCATCGACCCCGACATCACTACCTTCGGGAAAATCGTCGGCGGTGGCTTCCCCGTGGGCGCAATCGGCGGCAAGAGCGAAATCATCGAGCAGTTCACGCCCGCCGGCGACGTGTTCCAGTCCGGCACGTTCTCCGGCCACCCCGTCACGATGGCCGCCGGACTGGAGACGCTACGGTATGCGGCTGAACACGACGTATACGACCACGTCAACGCGCTGGGCGAACGCCTCCGGTCGGGCCTGCAGGACATCCTCGAAGACCAGGCCCCCGAGTACACCGTCGTCGGCCGCGACTCGATGTTCAAGGTCATCTTCACCCGCGACGGGCCGGACTCCTTCGACGGCCACTGCGAGGCCGGCTGTCAGCAGCGGGAGTCCTGCCCCCGCTTCGACTACTGCCCGAAGACCGGCCACGACGTGACACAGGCCGAGACCGAGCGGTGGGAGCGGCTGTTCTGGCCCGCGATGAAAGAGCAGGGCGTGTTCCTCACGGCGAACCAGTTCGAGTCACAGTTCATCTGTGATGCCCACACAGGTGAAGACATAGAGAATGCGCTCGAAGCGTACAAAGAGGCGATATGA